The following proteins come from a genomic window of Geomonas sp. RF6:
- a CDS encoding cation:proton antiporter: MIIASAFFIIVFFYSLISERLRKTVITPPMLFTAGGVALVLALPGVREIDVERQSMLKLAELGLVMLLFTDASRINLKSIRSPERVQLRLLTVGMLLTILLGALAARVIFPTLSLWEAGILGAILAPTDAGLGEVIVQSPRVPKPIRQALNVEAGLNDGLSVPFLMFFIAEAKAVTEGGGAALLRYLFEQLVMGGVAGGGAGLIGGVLLGLACRRGWMAEPVQQLGFAMVPILAMIACIPVGGSVFIAAFCAGLTVQVGFRDAGPLSIEFTEGWGQLFGYFVFFFLGLVGVFSFSHFNMSHLVYAVASLTAVRMLPVALSLAGTGLSAATVLFIGWFGPRGLASIVLGLVFLEQEAHLPGEETIRLAVIVTVLLSIFLHGASATPGIELYAGKEAKSAAVAEKE, encoded by the coding sequence ATGATCATCGCCTCCGCCTTTTTCATAATCGTCTTCTTCTACAGCCTCATCTCCGAGCGCTTGCGCAAAACTGTCATCACCCCGCCGATGCTCTTTACCGCGGGCGGGGTGGCACTCGTCCTCGCACTGCCGGGGGTGCGCGAGATCGACGTTGAGCGGCAGAGCATGCTGAAGCTCGCCGAGCTCGGCCTTGTGATGCTCCTCTTCACCGACGCCAGCCGCATTAACCTCAAGAGCATCCGCAGCCCCGAACGGGTCCAACTCCGCCTTCTCACCGTCGGCATGCTCCTGACGATCCTCCTCGGCGCCCTCGCCGCCCGCGTCATCTTCCCAACCCTTTCGCTGTGGGAAGCAGGGATACTTGGAGCCATTCTCGCTCCCACCGATGCCGGGCTCGGGGAGGTGATCGTGCAGAGCCCGCGGGTGCCAAAGCCGATACGGCAGGCGCTCAATGTGGAGGCGGGGCTGAACGACGGTCTTTCGGTACCCTTCCTCATGTTCTTCATCGCGGAGGCGAAGGCGGTGACCGAGGGTGGCGGCGCGGCCCTTTTGCGCTATCTGTTCGAGCAGCTGGTGATGGGGGGGGTCGCAGGGGGTGGTGCAGGGCTCATCGGCGGTGTCCTGCTCGGGCTTGCCTGCCGCAGGGGGTGGATGGCCGAACCGGTGCAGCAGCTGGGTTTTGCCATGGTCCCTATTCTCGCCATGATCGCCTGCATACCGGTCGGGGGAAGTGTCTTCATAGCCGCCTTTTGCGCCGGCCTGACGGTTCAGGTGGGATTCAGGGATGCCGGTCCCCTCAGCATAGAGTTCACCGAGGGGTGGGGGCAGCTCTTTGGCTACTTTGTCTTCTTTTTTCTCGGCCTCGTCGGGGTCTTTTCCTTCAGCCACTTCAACATGAGCCACCTCGTGTACGCGGTGGCAAGCCTGACCGCGGTGCGGATGCTGCCGGTGGCCCTCTCGCTGGCAGGTACAGGGCTGAGCGCCGCCACAGTCCTCTTCATCGGATGGTTCGGGCCACGGGGGCTCGCCTCCATCGTCCTTGGCCTCGTCTTCCTGGAACAGGAGGCACACCTGCCGGGGGAGGAAACGATCAGGCTGGCGGTCATAGTGACGGTTCTTCTGAGCATCTTCCTGCACGGTGCGAGCGCGACTCCGGGGATCGAGCTGTATGCCGGAAAGGAGGCGAAAAGCGCCGCCGTCGCCGAGAAGGAGTAG
- a CDS encoding acetate kinase, protein MQILSLNCGSSSLKYQLYDWEKREVVAKGAVERVVVGGSYIVHEVPGREKHREESECPDHRAAVDLVLRTLTAHGHGPLRRISDISAVGHRVVHGGERFTRSVLIDDEVLKEVEAVQHLAPLHNPPNIVGIRAAMEVLPGVPQVAIFDTAFHQTMPQHAYLYPLPYGWYERHGVRRYGFHGTSHLYVSKRAAALLGKEASQCNVITLHIGNGVSHCAIKNGVSIDTSMGLTPLEGALMGTRCGDIDPSIPLFIMQREGVSAEAMDALLNKESGILGITGRFVDRRDVVSHAEEGDERCRLALEMEAYRLRKYIGSYLAVIGSLDAVVFTAGVGEMGAQIRALALRGLEHIGIVLDEARNNSAMSRSRETLISADWSPVRVYVIPTDEELVFTEDVAAILAGTYTDHMNFPYSFSSPDFVRT, encoded by the coding sequence ATGCAGATTCTTTCCTTGAATTGCGGAAGCTCGTCGCTGAAGTACCAACTCTACGACTGGGAAAAAAGAGAAGTCGTCGCCAAAGGGGCCGTCGAGCGGGTCGTCGTCGGCGGCTCCTACATCGTGCACGAGGTGCCGGGACGGGAAAAGCACCGAGAGGAGTCGGAGTGCCCGGATCATCGTGCAGCTGTCGACCTCGTCCTGCGTACCCTCACCGCACACGGCCACGGCCCCCTGCGGAGGATCTCCGACATCTCCGCGGTCGGGCACCGGGTCGTCCATGGCGGAGAGCGCTTCACCAGGTCTGTCCTCATCGACGACGAGGTGCTCAAAGAGGTTGAAGCCGTACAGCACCTCGCCCCGCTGCACAACCCGCCCAATATCGTCGGCATCCGCGCGGCGATGGAGGTGCTCCCCGGCGTCCCGCAGGTGGCTATATTCGACACCGCGTTCCATCAGACGATGCCGCAGCACGCCTACCTTTATCCGCTCCCCTACGGGTGGTACGAGAGGCACGGGGTGCGCCGCTACGGGTTTCACGGCACCTCCCATCTCTACGTCTCCAAGCGCGCCGCCGCCCTCCTCGGAAAAGAAGCGTCCCAGTGCAACGTCATCACCTTGCACATCGGCAACGGCGTGTCGCACTGCGCCATCAAAAACGGCGTCTCCATCGATACCAGCATGGGGCTCACCCCCCTCGAAGGGGCGCTGATGGGGACCCGCTGCGGCGACATCGATCCTTCCATCCCCCTTTTCATCATGCAGAGAGAAGGTGTGAGCGCCGAGGCGATGGATGCACTTCTCAACAAGGAAAGCGGCATTCTCGGCATCACCGGGCGCTTCGTGGACCGGCGCGACGTCGTTAGCCACGCAGAGGAGGGGGACGAGCGCTGCCGGCTTGCGCTCGAGATGGAGGCGTACCGGCTGCGCAAGTACATAGGCTCGTACCTGGCGGTAATCGGCAGCCTCGACGCCGTCGTCTTTACCGCCGGGGTCGGGGAGATGGGGGCCCAAATCCGGGCGCTTGCACTACGCGGGCTGGAGCATATCGGGATCGTGCTGGATGAGGCGCGCAACAACTCCGCCATGAGCCGGAGCCGGGAGACCTTGATAAGCGCCGACTGGTCTCCGGTGAGGGTCTACGTGATACCCACCGACGAGGAACTGGTCTTTACGGAGGATGTGGCAGCCATCCTCGCCGGCACCTACACCGACCACATGAACTTCCCCTACAGCTTCTCAAGTCCCGACTTCGTGAGAACTTGA
- the ltaE gene encoding low-specificity L-threonine aldolase, protein MKTVDLRSDTVTRPSAAMRAAMLEAEVGDDVYGEDPTVNRLERLAAEMLGMEDALFVPSGTMSNLLALLSHCARGDEYICGQHAHLYRWEGGGAAIFGGVQPQPIEFEEDGTLDLAKVSSMVKPRDYHHAVTKLLCLENTQGGRVLPLEYLDAAKECSLSHGLALHLDGARVFNAAVELDVPVSVIASRFDSVSVCLSKGLGAPVGSVLCAGSELISKARRWRKVAGGGMRQAGILAAAGIHALQNNVDRLAEDHENAQRLAEGLAGIEELAVSQAQTNMLFVTPPAGSADRLREAMAAEGILLGRGDSIRLVTHLDVTAADVDRTIDSFRSFFASH, encoded by the coding sequence ATGAAGACTGTTGATCTTAGAAGCGATACGGTGACCCGTCCGTCTGCCGCAATGCGTGCTGCTATGCTGGAGGCGGAGGTGGGGGACGACGTCTACGGTGAAGACCCGACGGTGAACCGTCTGGAGCGGCTCGCCGCGGAGATGCTCGGGATGGAGGATGCTCTCTTTGTCCCCAGCGGTACGATGAGTAACCTCCTCGCCCTCCTGTCGCACTGCGCGCGGGGAGACGAATACATCTGCGGACAGCACGCACACCTCTATCGCTGGGAGGGTGGGGGCGCCGCGATCTTTGGAGGGGTTCAGCCGCAGCCGATCGAGTTCGAGGAGGACGGCACCCTCGATCTCGCGAAGGTCTCCTCCATGGTGAAGCCGCGCGACTACCACCACGCAGTTACAAAGCTTCTTTGCCTCGAGAACACCCAAGGGGGACGCGTCCTGCCGCTTGAGTACCTCGACGCGGCAAAAGAGTGCTCGCTGAGCCACGGCCTCGCGCTCCATCTCGACGGCGCCCGTGTCTTTAACGCGGCGGTCGAGCTCGATGTGCCGGTCTCCGTCATCGCCTCCAGGTTCGATTCCGTCTCGGTCTGCCTTTCCAAGGGGCTCGGGGCGCCGGTCGGTTCCGTGCTCTGTGCCGGGTCAGAGCTCATCTCCAAGGCGCGCAGGTGGCGCAAAGTGGCGGGTGGCGGCATGCGCCAGGCAGGTATCCTCGCCGCCGCAGGGATCCACGCTCTGCAGAACAATGTGGACAGGCTCGCCGAGGACCACGAAAACGCGCAGCGCCTTGCCGAGGGGCTGGCCGGCATAGAGGAACTCGCCGTCTCTCAGGCTCAGACCAACATGCTCTTCGTGACACCCCCTGCAGGAAGCGCTGACCGGCTGCGCGAGGCGATGGCGGCGGAAGGGATCCTTCTCGGGCGCGGTGACAGCATCCGCCTCGTCACCCACCTCGACGTCACCGCCGCGGATGTAGACAGAACGATCGACTCTTTCCGCAGTTTCTTTGCCAGCCACTAA
- the lipB gene encoding lipoyl(octanoyl) transferase LipB, which translates to MEIRDLGIISYGDALTLQEQLAAEVHAERRGETFLLLEHHPVYTIGRGGDAGNILDPSVAAVRINRGGDVTYHGPGQLVGYPIIRLGRRGKDLRHYLRFLEEVLIRTVTNLGGEAFRVPGKTGVWSAGGKVASIGVGVRHWVSMHGFAINVNNDLSAFRSINPCGIPACPVASVAEVCGRPVTVAEVKSHVIAQFRNLLGGWLPEQQEIEQEVPLLAVSR; encoded by the coding sequence ATGGAAATCCGTGACTTGGGGATCATCAGCTACGGCGACGCTTTAACCCTGCAGGAGCAGCTGGCGGCGGAAGTCCACGCCGAGCGGAGGGGGGAAACGTTCCTCCTTCTCGAGCACCACCCGGTGTACACCATCGGGCGCGGCGGCGATGCCGGAAACATTCTTGATCCCTCCGTGGCAGCGGTCCGCATCAATCGCGGCGGCGATGTCACCTATCACGGACCGGGGCAACTGGTGGGATACCCCATCATCAGGCTGGGGCGCCGCGGCAAGGACCTCCGGCACTACCTCCGGTTTCTCGAAGAGGTCCTTATCCGCACCGTCACAAATCTCGGCGGGGAAGCGTTCCGGGTTCCCGGAAAGACGGGAGTGTGGTCGGCAGGGGGGAAGGTCGCCTCCATCGGGGTAGGGGTGCGGCATTGGGTATCGATGCACGGCTTTGCCATCAACGTGAACAACGACCTCAGCGCGTTTCGGAGTATCAACCCCTGCGGCATCCCCGCGTGTCCGGTTGCATCCGTGGCGGAGGTGTGCGGGCGCCCCGTGACCGTTGCCGAAGTTAAGTCCCACGTCATCGCGCAGTTTCGCAACCTGCTGGGAGGGTGGTTGCCCGAACAGCAGGAGATTGAACAGGAAGTCCCTCTTTTAGCAGTCTCCCGCTAG
- a CDS encoding MGH1-like glycoside hydrolase domain-containing protein: MKKSENSTTPAETLRLQEAREQQVPWRKWGPYLSERQWGTVREDYSDNGDAWDYFSHDQARSRAYHWGEDGLAGVSDDHQVLCFSLALWNGEDPILKERLFGVTNSEGNHGEDVKEYYYYLDSTPTHSYMKYLYKYPQAPYPYDNLLENNRVRGRNELEYELIDTGVFSEDRYFDVFVEYAKNSPTDLLVRVTVANRGPEAAKIHLLPTLWFRNTWSWSGGGRKPVLKAVDGARCPTVAASHTDDLFRQSLEEYFLYCDGDPSLLFTDNETNNQRIFGTPNSSPYAKDGINDYVVGGRKGAVNPEKTGTKVAAHYQVTVGAGESISISLRLSAVPPAEMSDPFGTAFSGIMAARLAEADDFYRAITPSTVSEDEARVIRQALAGMLWSKQYFYFDLNQWLDEHNIDPISSDHRGVRNSEWFHMINDDIISMPDKWEYPWYAAWDLAFHTVALQMADPDFAKEQLQLMTSAMYLHPSGQIPAYEWNFSDVNPPVHAWACLFMHNMGKIQGRPLEVDFLKSIFNKLSMNFTWWVNRKDRFGKNVFEGGFLGLDNIGIFDRSAPLPTGGHLEQADGTAWMALFCQNMAELACELAVHDPVYEEMTTKFMEHFLWIAAAINRLGDGNAGLWDEEDGFYYDLLRKPDGTAVPLKVRSMVGLLPLCATTVIEKRQRERSPRATAAIHARVARMPELRDTIHVTGPGQYGVAERGIAALVDGKKLRRILSRMLDENEFLSPYGIRALSRYHLDHPYEMEVRRERYQVRYLPAESDTGMFGGNSNWRGPIWMPVNALIIRALIQYYLYYGNSFTIECPTGSGNMMNLFEIAREIASRLARIFLRDESGRRPVFGGVEKMQNDPHWRDNLLFYEYFHGDNGAGVGASHQTGWTGLVAQLINLFGRLNAEDFLQQGRDGQGVGAAAPIVPVAGDEPGSVAGVAVLQKSST, encoded by the coding sequence ATGAAAAAATCTGAGAATTCCACTACACCTGCTGAAACTCTTCGCCTGCAGGAAGCACGTGAGCAGCAGGTTCCCTGGCGGAAGTGGGGGCCGTACCTGTCGGAGCGCCAGTGGGGGACGGTGCGGGAGGACTACAGTGATAATGGCGACGCCTGGGACTACTTCAGCCACGACCAGGCCCGCTCCCGTGCCTATCACTGGGGGGAGGACGGGCTGGCCGGCGTCAGCGACGACCACCAGGTCCTCTGCTTCAGTCTCGCACTCTGGAACGGAGAGGACCCGATCCTGAAGGAGCGCCTCTTTGGAGTCACCAACAGCGAGGGGAATCACGGCGAGGACGTCAAGGAATACTACTACTACCTCGACAGCACCCCGACCCACTCATACATGAAGTACCTCTACAAGTATCCGCAGGCCCCCTACCCGTACGACAATCTTTTGGAGAACAACAGGGTGCGCGGCCGCAACGAGCTCGAGTACGAGCTTATCGATACCGGCGTCTTCAGCGAGGACCGGTACTTCGACGTCTTCGTGGAGTACGCGAAGAACTCTCCGACGGACCTGCTGGTGCGTGTGACGGTGGCAAATCGGGGCCCTGAAGCGGCGAAGATCCACCTGCTTCCCACCCTGTGGTTCCGCAACACCTGGTCGTGGAGCGGCGGAGGAAGGAAACCGGTCCTGAAAGCGGTGGATGGTGCCCGCTGCCCCACCGTAGCCGCCTCGCACACGGATGATCTCTTTCGGCAATCCCTCGAGGAGTACTTCCTGTACTGCGACGGTGACCCTTCACTCCTTTTCACCGACAACGAGACGAACAACCAGCGCATCTTCGGCACGCCGAACAGTTCGCCCTATGCGAAGGATGGCATCAACGACTATGTCGTCGGGGGGCGCAAGGGTGCGGTGAACCCGGAGAAAACCGGCACGAAGGTGGCCGCCCACTATCAGGTCACGGTCGGCGCGGGAGAGAGTATCTCGATTTCCCTGCGCCTGAGCGCCGTCCCGCCGGCGGAGATGAGCGATCCCTTCGGCACCGCATTTTCCGGGATTATGGCGGCCCGCCTGGCGGAGGCGGACGACTTCTACCGCGCCATCACTCCCTCCACCGTCAGCGAGGATGAAGCGCGAGTGATCCGCCAGGCGCTGGCGGGGATGCTCTGGAGCAAGCAGTACTTCTACTTCGACCTGAACCAGTGGCTGGACGAGCACAACATCGACCCGATCTCCTCCGATCACAGGGGGGTGCGCAACAGCGAATGGTTCCACATGATAAATGACGACATCATCTCCATGCCCGACAAGTGGGAGTATCCCTGGTATGCCGCCTGGGATCTCGCCTTCCACACCGTGGCCCTGCAGATGGCAGATCCCGATTTCGCCAAGGAGCAGCTGCAGCTGATGACCAGCGCCATGTACCTCCATCCGAGCGGACAGATTCCGGCCTACGAATGGAATTTCAGTGACGTCAATCCTCCGGTGCACGCCTGGGCCTGCCTCTTCATGCACAACATGGGAAAAATTCAGGGACGCCCGCTGGAGGTCGATTTCCTCAAGAGCATCTTCAACAAGCTCTCCATGAACTTCACCTGGTGGGTGAACCGCAAGGACCGCTTCGGCAAGAACGTCTTCGAAGGCGGGTTCCTGGGGCTCGACAACATCGGCATCTTCGATCGCAGCGCACCGCTGCCGACAGGCGGGCATCTTGAACAGGCGGACGGAACTGCGTGGATGGCGCTCTTTTGCCAGAACATGGCGGAGCTCGCCTGCGAGCTCGCCGTGCACGACCCGGTATACGAGGAGATGACAACGAAGTTCATGGAGCACTTCCTGTGGATCGCCGCGGCCATCAACCGTTTGGGGGACGGCAATGCCGGCCTGTGGGATGAGGAGGACGGATTCTACTACGACCTTCTGAGGAAGCCGGACGGCACCGCCGTCCCGCTGAAGGTGCGCTCCATGGTGGGACTTCTCCCCCTTTGCGCCACAACCGTGATCGAAAAGAGGCAGCGTGAGCGATCTCCCCGGGCGACTGCGGCAATCCACGCACGGGTTGCCCGCATGCCTGAGCTGCGCGACACCATCCATGTGACCGGACCGGGGCAGTACGGCGTGGCCGAAAGGGGGATAGCGGCGCTGGTGGACGGGAAGAAGCTGCGCCGGATCCTGAGCCGCATGCTCGACGAGAACGAGTTCCTCAGTCCCTACGGGATCAGGGCTCTTTCCCGCTACCATCTCGATCATCCGTACGAGATGGAGGTTCGACGGGAGCGCTACCAGGTCCGCTACCTCCCCGCCGAATCCGACACCGGGATGTTCGGCGGCAACTCCAACTGGCGCGGCCCCATCTGGATGCCGGTGAACGCCCTCATTATCAGGGCCCTCATACAGTACTACCTGTACTACGGCAACAGCTTTACCATAGAGTGCCCGACCGGGTCGGGGAACATGATGAACCTGTTCGAGATTGCCCGGGAGATCGCCTCGCGCCTTGCACGCATCTTCCTGCGTGACGAAAGCGGGCGCCGCCCAGTCTTTGGCGGAGTGGAGAAGATGCAGAACGATCCTCACTGGCGCGACAACCTCCTCTTTTACGAGTACTTCCACGGCGACAACGGGGCCGGGGTCGGTGCCAGCCATCAGACGGGGTGGACCGGACTGGTCGCACAGCTTATAAACCTGTTCGGTCGACTGAACGCCGAGGACTTTCTGCAACAGGGGCGGGATGGGCAGGGAGTCGGGGCGGCTGCCCCGATAGTACCAGTAGCCGGGGACGAGCCTGGATCTGTCGCGGGCGTTGCGGTACTGCAAAAGAGCAGCACCTGA
- the lipA gene encoding lipoyl synthase: protein MIEEIGQKSRQKQGASHAPALPKPKWLKVKSPCGSEVERITGILRKSSLNTVCEEANCPNMGECFRLGTATFMIMGAVCTRRCPFCDVAHGRPAPLDADEPQKLAGAVQVMGLKYAVVTSVTRDDLPDGGAGHFASCIKEVRQTTPSVQVEILVPDFRGKLDLAFESLAPNLPDVFNHNLETVPRLYPTVRPGAEYRWSLNLLRAFAERFPDIPTKSGLMVGLGESLDEVAEVMRDLREHGCRMLTIGQYLRPSLHHLPVVKYVTPGEFSWLEHLGGELGFSHVEAGPLVRSSYHAEGQAKELLV from the coding sequence ATGATTGAGGAAATAGGTCAAAAAAGCCGGCAGAAACAGGGTGCGAGCCACGCGCCCGCGCTCCCGAAGCCGAAGTGGCTGAAGGTGAAATCCCCCTGCGGCAGCGAGGTGGAGCGGATCACCGGGATACTGCGCAAGAGCAGCCTGAACACGGTGTGCGAGGAGGCGAACTGTCCGAACATGGGTGAGTGCTTCCGGCTCGGCACCGCGACCTTCATGATCATGGGGGCTGTCTGCACCCGCAGGTGCCCGTTTTGCGACGTCGCCCACGGCCGGCCCGCCCCGCTCGACGCTGATGAACCGCAAAAGCTCGCCGGCGCGGTGCAGGTCATGGGGCTGAAGTACGCGGTGGTGACCTCGGTGACCCGCGACGACCTCCCCGACGGCGGCGCCGGCCACTTCGCCAGCTGCATAAAGGAAGTGCGACAGACGACCCCTTCGGTGCAGGTGGAGATCCTGGTGCCCGACTTTCGCGGAAAACTCGATCTCGCCTTCGAGAGCCTCGCCCCGAACCTCCCGGACGTCTTCAATCACAACCTGGAGACGGTGCCGCGGCTCTACCCCACGGTGCGCCCAGGCGCGGAGTACCGCTGGTCGCTGAACCTCCTGCGCGCCTTCGCAGAGCGCTTCCCGGATATTCCGACGAAGTCGGGGCTCATGGTGGGGCTCGGGGAGTCGCTGGACGAGGTGGCAGAGGTCATGAGGGATCTCCGCGAGCACGGCTGCCGCATGCTGACCATCGGGCAGTACCTGCGCCCGAGCCTGCACCACCTCCCCGTGGTGAAGTACGTCACCCCGGGGGAGTTCTCCTGGCTGGAGCATCTGGGGGGGGAGCTCGGATTTTCCCACGTGGAGGCCGGCCCGCTGGTGCGCTCGTCGTACCATGCCGAGGGGCAGGCGAAAGAGCTCCTGGTGTAG
- a CDS encoding glycine zipper family protein translates to MNKKRSNRHMLLPALRLLVVPAVAAAVLAGSVAEAAEPYVYPKQGQSKDQMEKDKYSCYQWAKGESGFDPMKAPTATAAAPTKKGGAVRGAAGGAALGAAVGAIAGDAGKGAAIGAASGGIVGGVRKRRSESEQEAYQQQQSASYDKGRGEYDRAWSACLEGKGYTVK, encoded by the coding sequence ATGAACAAAAAGAGGAGCAATAGGCACATGTTGCTGCCGGCGTTACGGCTGCTGGTGGTCCCTGCCGTCGCGGCGGCCGTCCTGGCCGGATCGGTGGCCGAGGCAGCGGAGCCGTACGTCTACCCGAAGCAGGGGCAGAGCAAGGACCAGATGGAAAAAGACAAGTACTCCTGCTACCAGTGGGCCAAGGGGGAATCGGGCTTTGATCCGATGAAGGCGCCGACCGCCACTGCGGCCGCCCCGACGAAGAAAGGGGGAGCGGTACGGGGGGCCGCCGGCGGTGCCGCACTTGGCGCCGCGGTCGGTGCGATAGCGGGCGATGCAGGCAAGGGGGCCGCCATCGGCGCGGCGTCGGGCGGTATTGTCGGGGGCGTCCGCAAGCGGCGCAGCGAATCGGAACAGGAGGCGTACCAGCAACAGCAGTCGGCCTCCTATGACAAAGGCAGAGGCGAATACGACAGGGCCTGGAGCGCGTGCCTCGAAGGGAAAGGGTACACCGTCAAGTAG
- the lpdA gene encoding dihydrolipoyl dehydrogenase yields the protein MSEQSYDLVILGAGPGGYVAAIRAAQLGQKVLVVEKRKTMGGVCLNEGCIPSKALLDSSEHFLMARDKFASHGVEVTPPVLNLAKMLARKNDVVKKLTDGIAYLFKKNKVEVLNGCGKILKPAGDGVQRVEVKVEAGTQTVTAKRVLLATGSMPVEVPSLPFDGTTLISSKEALELSAVPQHLVVVGAGYIGLELGSVWRRLGAKVTVVEMLPKMLPFTDGEVTEALMRVLKKQGLDFRMGTKVTGCTVQNGKAVLSLEAGEKKEELVADKVLVAVGRKPVLTGLGLEEAGVKTANGRIEVDENYQTSAPGIYAIGDLIPGPLLAHKASEEGFAFAEKLAGLQAKVHYSTIPGIAYTWPEAASVGRTEQSLQEEGIPYACGKFSFIANGRARCMDETDGFVKILAHKETDKVLGIHIVGPRASDMIAQGVSFMALGGSSKELATMFHAHPTLAEAVKEAALDVHKSVIHA from the coding sequence ATGAGTGAGCAAAGTTACGATCTGGTAATTCTCGGCGCCGGGCCGGGTGGATATGTGGCAGCAATTCGCGCAGCGCAACTGGGGCAGAAGGTCCTAGTGGTGGAAAAAAGAAAGACGATGGGAGGCGTCTGCCTCAATGAGGGGTGCATCCCCAGCAAGGCGCTTCTCGACTCCAGCGAGCACTTCCTCATGGCCCGCGACAAGTTCGCAAGTCACGGCGTGGAGGTCACACCGCCGGTACTGAACCTCGCGAAGATGCTCGCCCGCAAGAACGACGTGGTGAAGAAGCTGACCGACGGGATCGCCTACCTTTTCAAGAAGAACAAGGTCGAGGTGCTGAACGGCTGCGGGAAGATCCTGAAGCCTGCGGGGGACGGGGTGCAGAGGGTCGAGGTGAAGGTAGAGGCGGGGACGCAGACCGTGACGGCGAAGAGGGTGCTGCTCGCTACCGGCAGCATGCCGGTGGAAGTGCCTTCACTCCCCTTTGACGGAACGACGCTCATCAGCTCCAAGGAAGCACTGGAACTGAGCGCGGTACCACAGCACCTCGTGGTGGTCGGCGCCGGCTACATCGGGCTGGAGCTCGGCTCGGTGTGGCGCCGCCTCGGAGCGAAGGTGACTGTCGTGGAGATGCTCCCGAAGATGCTGCCCTTTACGGACGGTGAGGTTACCGAAGCCTTGATGCGGGTCCTGAAGAAACAGGGGCTCGACTTCCGCATGGGGACGAAGGTCACCGGGTGCACCGTGCAGAACGGGAAAGCGGTTCTTTCTCTCGAGGCGGGAGAAAAGAAAGAGGAGCTGGTAGCGGACAAGGTTCTCGTGGCGGTGGGGAGAAAGCCTGTGCTGACGGGGCTAGGCCTTGAGGAAGCGGGTGTGAAGACGGCCAACGGCAGGATCGAGGTGGATGAAAACTACCAGACCTCCGCTCCCGGAATCTATGCCATCGGCGACCTCATCCCCGGACCGCTACTCGCGCACAAGGCATCGGAGGAAGGGTTCGCTTTTGCCGAAAAGCTTGCCGGGCTGCAGGCGAAGGTGCACTACTCGACGATCCCCGGCATCGCCTACACCTGGCCGGAAGCTGCCTCGGTGGGGAGGACCGAGCAATCGCTGCAGGAAGAGGGGATTCCGTACGCCTGCGGCAAGTTCAGCTTTATCGCCAACGGTCGCGCCCGCTGCATGGACGAGACGGACGGCTTCGTGAAGATCCTCGCCCACAAGGAGACGGACAAGGTTCTCGGCATCCACATCGTCGGGCCGCGCGCCTCTGACATGATAGCCCAGGGGGTCTCCTTTATGGCGCTCGGCGGAAGCTCGAAGGAGCTGGCGACCATGTTCCATGCGCATCCGACTCTGGCCGAAGCGGTGAAGGAAGCCGCCCTCGATGTGCACAAGTCGGTAATCCACGCGTAA
- a CDS encoding aspartate/glutamate racemase family protein: MKTIGLIGGMSWESTVSYYQVINEKIKESLGGFHSAKLVLYSVDFHEIEQLQSSGEWVAAGEVLADAARALKAAGADFLVLCTNTMHKVYGAIEAAVDIPLFHIADAAAQAIKEKGISTVGLLGTRFTMEEAFYRERLRVDHGFEVLVPDQEDRDLVHRVIFEELCLGKIDAASRDAFRTIVAGLVERGAEGVILGCTEIALLLPPADSSTPLFDTAAIHARKAADLALL; the protein is encoded by the coding sequence ATGAAAACCATCGGGCTGATAGGGGGGATGAGCTGGGAGTCGACGGTTTCGTACTACCAGGTCATCAATGAGAAGATCAAGGAGTCGCTCGGCGGGTTTCATTCCGCGAAGCTGGTCCTGTACAGCGTGGATTTTCACGAGATAGAGCAGCTGCAAAGCTCGGGGGAGTGGGTTGCGGCAGGGGAGGTCCTTGCCGATGCGGCACGTGCGCTGAAGGCCGCAGGGGCCGACTTCCTGGTGCTGTGCACCAACACGATGCACAAGGTCTATGGAGCGATCGAGGCGGCTGTCGATATTCCTCTTTTCCATATAGCCGATGCAGCGGCGCAGGCGATCAAAGAAAAAGGCATCTCCACGGTCGGCCTCCTCGGTACCCGCTTCACCATGGAGGAGGCGTTCTATCGGGAGCGCCTTCGGGTGGATCACGGATTCGAGGTCCTCGTCCCGGATCAGGAGGACCGCGACCTCGTGCACCGGGTCATCTTCGAGGAGCTCTGCCTCGGGAAGATAGACGCGGCGTCCCGCGACGCGTTCCGCACGATTGTCGCGGGCCTCGTGGAGCGCGGGGCGGAAGGGGTGATCCTCGGCTGCACGGAGATCGCACTCCTGCTTCCCCCTGCGGATTCGTCTACTCCTCTCTTCGATACTGCAGCGATCCATGCGCGAAAGGCTGCAGACCTGGCGCTTCTCTAG